The genomic interval TCGGCCTGAAAGAGAACAGTCCAAGACATTCGAGGCGTTGTCGAGGATCAACCGTTTTCTTGAGATATTTCCCAATAGCCCGAGGAGAGCTGAGGCCGAGGAAACGCGAAAAAATATCTACGATATACTTGGAGAAAAGGATTTCAAAAACGCGCAGCTCTATTTTTCAGGAAAGAACTACAACGCAGCCCTGTTATATTTCGATAAAGTAGTAAACAGTTATTCATCCACTGTATGGGCTGTCAGAAGCCGTTACTACAGGGGTAGGATCGCCGAAGAAAATGGCGATGTCTCCCTCGCCCTGAAGGAATACGGCGAGGTTGTCTCCTCTACTCATGAATTCGACGAGAAGGAGGAAGCCGGCGCGAGGATCAGAGACCTCACCGGGGGGCAGAGCAGTGAAGAGCAGGGATAAGATAGGGCTTTTTGGCGGCTCATTCGACCCCATCCATAATGGACATCTAATCCTCGCGCAGACCGCGATGGAGTACGCCGGATTGGAACACGTATATTTTATTCCTACTGCTTTTCCGCCACACAAAAGAACAGCTGTGATCGCGGGTTTTGAAGACCGGCTGAAAATGGTCGAGCTGGCTATTACGGACAACACTCGATTCGAGATCTCCCTTCTTGAAAAAAAAGACGATGTATCATTTACATGGGAATCTGTCATGCATTTCAAGGATAAGGGATACGACAGAAAACATGTTCACCTTCTTATAGGTGGGGATTCTCTCAGGGAAATAACAAGATGGAGGAGGCCCGACCTGATTTTTGAAAATTCGACAATAGTCGCAATGAAGAGACCAGAATATTCAATGGATTGCAATCTCCCGCGAGAAGCGGCAGTTATCGTTTTCAGCGAGGGAGCCAATGATATCTCGTCCACACTTGTCAGGTCGACGGTCGGAGAAGGTGGTTCGATCCGGAATCTCGTGCCGGACCGGGTCGAGCAGTATATCAGCGAGAAGTCCATTTATCTGGTTCAGGGAGAGGAAACGAAATGACTCTTTTCCTCATTGACGGACATGCGATCGCCTACAGGTCGTACTACGCTTTAATCAGGAATCCACTCACAAATTCGAGTGGAGAGAATACCAGTGCTGTCTATGGTTTCGTCAGGCTCATCCTCAGATTACTGGAAAAATATTCTCCCGACCATATTGTCGTGACGTTCGATTCTGAGGAGGAGACCGGAAGGCACCAGCAATACGAGGAATACAAGGCCAACAGGGACCCGATGCCGGATGAGTTGCAGCATCAGATACCCATTATTGAGGATCTGATGAAGGCTCTTGGGGTGCCTGTACT from Candidatus Latescibacterota bacterium carries:
- the bamD gene encoding outer membrane protein assembly factor BamD, with translation MRRRDRNTRMALSAALVVVMFLASCGGAYTAKRIPEADEKIVLAGKLFDKEKYGQAAVEYKDFLADFAGDERGDLAQYRLAECYRLDGDYPLASLEYRILINDYGYSEYIDDAFYLEGLSAFMQHLRPEREQSKTFEALSRINRFLEIFPNSPRRAEAEETRKNIYDILGEKDFKNAQLYFSGKNYNAALLYFDKVVNSYSSTVWAVRSRYYRGRIAEENGDVSLALKEYGEVVSSTHEFDEKEEAGARIRDLTGGQSSEEQG
- the nadD gene encoding nicotinate-nucleotide adenylyltransferase, with translation MKSRDKIGLFGGSFDPIHNGHLILAQTAMEYAGLEHVYFIPTAFPPHKRTAVIAGFEDRLKMVELAITDNTRFEISLLEKKDDVSFTWESVMHFKDKGYDRKHVHLLIGGDSLREITRWRRPDLIFENSTIVAMKRPEYSMDCNLPREAAVIVFSEGANDISSTLVRSTVGEGGSIRNLVPDRVEQYISEKSIYLVQGEETK